DNA from Asticcacaulis sp. ZE23SCel15:
AGCTGATCGTGCGTCATCCAGCCTACCAACGTTGACCAAGCTACGGTGAAGCTCTGTGAACACTAAATCGAAATACTGATGCTTTCTCCACTCGTCGACATTGATTGCATTTAATAATTTCTGCGTGACCCTAATAAATTCTGACGGTGAGGCGCTCCTACGGATCGCCCATCTTATTTCCTGAAGGCGCTCAAATGCCTGGGAGAAATGGCCCGCGTTGACACAAAGCTCCGCCCCTTCAATCCAGTGCTTTACTGTGGAGTACGAAGGACGTTTATCCAGCTCCGACCTGTGTGTCCCGAAGAAGGCCGCATAGAACGAGAGAATAGTATCAATATACCAGACGCGGTCAGCGCGCTTGAATGTCTTGTGAATGAAGGCGCGAATTACAGGATGGAGCTCAAACCGCTCTTCGTCATCGTCGGTCTTCTTGACGACGACTAGATTAAGGTCTCTTAGAACGCGAACAGCTTTGCTCATCTGATTAAAATTGATCTTGGACCGGAGGTAGTCCGCCAGTTGCAGCACCGAAACCGGCCTCAAAGTCTCAGCCAACGCCTGCAAAACCATCTGTTCCCGGTCCCGTAAACTAAGCCAGATCGAGCGCAAAGTAGCATCCGGAATTTCACCGGAACCCGACGAGATATTTCGGAGAAGGTCTTCCAACTTGACAGCGGGCGCTCGCTTCGCCACCTGAGCAGCAAGCAAATCGAGCCAGAATGCGTGCCCGCCCGTTGTTTCATGCGCCTTCTCTGCGAGAGCGACTGAAACTTTAGCCCCCCGCAGATCAAACAGTTCTCGAGCGGCGTCTAAATCTAAGCCCTCCAGCCGTTTTGTAAAGATGTCTTGATCATCGTAAGTCAGCGCGGGTCGGCATGTGAATACTAAGGTAGCGCTCGACTTATTCGCAAGAAACCTCTCGACGAATGCCCCGGCTGCACCGACAAGCGCCCGCAATTCAAGATCCACATAATGGTCGACATTGTCGAAAACGATGAGAATTCGTAGGTCTTGTGTCAGGTTGCAGAACAAGTCAGCCAGCACCTCAATTGACTGCTTGGATAGTTCCGCGCTTGATACGCGACCATCGTTGAGGGCCTCGATCAAGTACAGTACATGGTCTTCAAAAGTTTCGCTTTGCTCTTTGCAGTCTCGCCATACGCGATGATCGTAACGGCGGTCCGTATTCTCACTTCCCATCAAACTCGCGGCCAACGCCGATTTACCCTGACCGCCTATACCCGTTATGTAGGCAACGCGATATTTTCCATCCTCCAATTCCTTCAAATCGTCGGATCGTCCGACATAGTAATCTAGGACGGGGGGCTGATCATCCTCGAAGATTAAAAGCGAGACGAGCTTCTGACTGGCGCTGATCTTTTCTCTCAAAAAAATAGCAGGCGCCTCTTCGGCATCCGTATCTGCATCCACTTCCGAAGGGTCTGGTCGCAGGGGCAATGGCCGCGTAGGAACCATGGGGGTCTCAATATTCGCCCATCCCCGCTCCAACGCGGGCAGAAAATCGTGGCAATCAATTCCTCCGTAGAAAGAAATCCGCCCACGGTCGAGACCAGGCCGCAAATATTCGAGCAATTGTGTTCGGATCTGAGGCACTGCGTCACGGAAACACCAGATGATTTCTGGATACGCGCTATCATCGAGAACGACTTCGACTAAAGCTTGGGTGAACGCATCGTCCCACCCCCCGTAAGCGAGCACGACAACTATCTGATTTCGCAGCAAATTTGCTAAGGAAGACCGCAGTTGGGGGCGTTTTTGGTTCAATTGTTTAGGAGTGTGCAGCGTATCGGCCCCATACCAATATCCGTGCAAGTGGACGATATGAGCGCCGTCCCCGTTGGTAAGCGCGAGATTCCCGTCTCTATGAAGCGTTGTGCGGAAGGAGGTTCCCCCAGCTCTAGATACCGCAATGCTGATCAACGGATCGAAATTGGTTGTTAGTATTGTTTTTCCAAATCGGTTTGGAAAGCCAACAGCTAGTTTTCCCAAAGCTTCAACACCGCTCGTAAGCGCCCATCCATTGGCATCCACCTCAAAAGCTCGACATGCGTCTTCAGATGTAGCAGCATCAATGGCGTAATCCGAACCGGTCGAATCGGCACTCAAACGGGCCAGTGCTACGGCTTTCCGAATGACCAGATTGGCGGCTTGAGGTCCGCGACGCCCAAGCAGAAAGTGAAACGCGTCTTGGTATTTATTCTCACTTCCCGCGATGAACCTTGCAAGTTCATCTCTTTGGGTGTCGGCAAAATCACTTGAAATAAGGTCTATTATTCCAGCGACACCCGGAATGCCTTTCTTTCCAGCATGCTGGGGGGCTGTTAGAGCCGAGCCTACAACAAATACTATCTGACGGTCAGAGTTGGAGATTCCGTTGGTTAGCCGCTCGATAAGAGCTGCCTGATCGTAATAATCAGTTTCGTCAGATAATGTTGTAAAGTCTGTCACAATTCTTCTAGCTTTTTTATTTTTCCGTTACCTTATAGTACCCGCTGCGCGCGAGCGCGCAATACCTTTACTGTGGGCCAAGCTCGGCAACCGCTGTACCTAGCGTACAATAAAGTCCGCCTCATGATGTCGGCCGAGCAGTGCCTTGAGAAACTCATGATCCTCAGCATCGAAGGATGGCGCTCAGTCAGTATTTGTGTAGGTCACAACGATTTAGGCCCGAGGGCAGCGCGACCACTTCGAACAGACGTTCTCGTTGCGGTGTTAACAGCGGACAATAAGGCGCTTCCGTCGCGGACCTGCATTGCTCAATGGATATGGCTCGAAGCGGCCATGTCAATTCTTTCGATTGCGGCGCCAGTCTGGTTCGCTTGGTTGTCAACGCGGCAAATTGGCCAGCGCTTCAAGCTTGCGGAAGATTACGGGTTCAAAGCAGCGGTTGCGCAAGCCTATGAGGGGTATCGAAAGGAAGCGGTGAGGCTAGATCCTCAGCTTGAGGCTCGATTGTTCGGTTCAGCGCTTGATCGATTGGAAGAACCGCCATCCAGGTTCCTTCCTCATGTCGATCATAATAGTCCTTACGAAGCGCTCCTGGAATCGACCGGATTCCAGCGCGCACTCGAAAAGTTGCCAAACCTTCGCGAAACCATGCAGGCAGTTCTGGACAAGGTGTCGGCAAATGACGCTAGTGTAGTGGCTAGGGTGTCGACTTCTGTCAGAGCACAGGATGAGTAATCCGATCAGTTCGATGGCAAGTCGTTGATGTTCAATATGGCAGGGTGATGATATACACCTTGCCAACAATCTAAGCACGCCTTCAGGCTTGCAGGAGTTGTCAAGAAAACGGGTGTCGTTAACGGCCAATGTAGCTACACGAGATACGGTCGAATCCGCCCCTCAACTTTAGCGTCGAGTCAAATCGTATGTATTTTACTTGGAGATTCCGAACGCGGCCACCAAACCAACATTCTTCAGTATGTGATATGTGCGTGAAGTGAAGGTGCGGCCACCATCCTAGAATTGCCGCAAATTAAATTTTCCAAAGCCGGCCAAGCCATCGCCATGTCCGCTTTTTGAGCGCTTAGATAGGGTGCCAATGTCTCCTTCGGGCCAAAACCAGCAATACTCATTATTGACCGTGCCTGTCTGGCACCGCTCTAAACTTTGATTCAACGCGTTCGAAGCCGATTTAACTTGCAAAATACAAGCTATCCAAAATCAACATCCAAACACTTTTGCAAATTAGTAAGATCAAGAGACGAATCACGTCGCTATTGACGACTTCGGAATCGAACCCAGCACGAAAATAATCGTGGGGGTATCAAGAGGGATGCTGCCAAAATTGACTGCCAATATATTCTTTTAATTCAATTGCCTAACTGTCGCATGCAATTCCTGCAACCGCACCATTTTCCTTGATCAATTTTGAAGACTGAACTCAAGCTCAGTTGTCATTTCCACTACATCACCCTTGACGTCTTTTGGGGGTTTGGGCATGGGCTCCGCGCGCTTTAGTACATCCAAGGCTTCACGATCAAAGGCTGCAATCCCGGACGATTTTACCACACGGCTCGACAAGACACGTCCCTGTCGATCAAGGGTGAAGCTGATTATGACTCCCCCCTCCTGACGCAGACGTTTGGCACCGCGCGGATAGGTTTTATGTCTCTCAATCCAGGTCCGCACCTGCGCCATGTAGGACTTGGTGTGGCTACGTCCTGAACTGGCTACGGCAGGCAGGGTGCTCGATGCTGCGGGCTGACTTGTTGTCACATATGTCGGGGCCACCTGATTTCCTGAAGTCTGCTCAGGCGCGTTACCCGGACCATCATCGTTCAATGAAGTTGCACCGACGTCAGGTCCGCTGGCTACATCCACAGGGGTTGATTTGATTGAAACCGGTGCAACTGAGTTTGGCGACGGGGCAGTCTTAGCTGCGTCTTCGGGCGAGGCTTCGGTTGCGCTGTTATCAGGCGCATCCGCCCCCTCTGCCGCATCAGTCACATCAAATTCAGGGGCAACCATAGTGATAGTTATTCCGCCGTCATCCAGCACCGTCAGATCAGGCTTTGGTGACAACCAAAGCGCCATAGCGAGTAAGCCTCCGTTCATTAGAACGGAGGCTCCTACGGCCAGAACGTGAGTTCTTATCGACGCAGACATTGAGGATTAGAATGTCTTGCCGACGCTGAGCTTCACCGTTCTGCCTTCCGCGGGCAGGGAGGATAGATGCCGTTGGAAATATTCATCGCCGATATTATCGACGCTTAAGCGCACATCCACACCGCGCAGCACGGCCTCGCCCTGCGGCTTCCAGACGGCATAGAGGCTGTGGATATTATAGTCGTCGGTCGTGTCGGTGACTGCGCCGGTTGTGGCATTATATTTGTACGCTTCTTTGGCGAACTCACCGCGCCAGCCCAGTGTCAGGTTCCACGACGGGATGACATAACCGGCATTGAGCGTCAGTTCATCAGCAGGGATAGTATTAAGCGGAATGATTGGTTTGGGCAGACCCGCACTGGTGAGTCCGGTGCGATCCTCGCCATCCACAATAGATAAGGCCGCACGAGTGAAGAACCGGCGGGTGGCATATTCCGCCTCAAGCTCAACCCCTTCATAGCGGGCCTTACCGAAGTTCTGGAAATAGTAATCTCCGGGACTGCCCCGGGCGATCAGATTGTCGACATCGTTGCGGAACACCGTCACCTTGGCGTGGAACTTGTCACGATCGGCAAACAGGCTGTCAAAGGCCACAGCACCACCGACTTCGATATTATCGGATTCTTCGTTATGCAGGTTGAGGTTGGCTGGCTGCTGAGTCAGGGGCGTGCCTGCAACCGCCGAATAGATTTCATCCAGCACGGGCATACGCACGGTGCGCGACACCGACCCGAACAGATTGAAATTGTCGTTGAGGCTATAAAGCACCGCGATCTTCGGCGACACGCCAGTGTCCTCAACCAACTCCGGTTTCGTTTGGGTGGCGATCAGGTAATCCAACTCCAGCTTGACCCGGTCCACGCGCACGCCGGGGATGATGGTCAGTTTTTCTTTCCAGATAAACTCGCCCTGAATGAAGGCGCTGTAGCGGGTCAGGTCGCCTTCCGGGTGGGTGGTGGCACCCGGATTGATATAGCTGCCGTCCTGACGGTAGCGAGGGTTGCGGCGTTCCTGCTTATAGGTTTGCAGGCCCGTCGTCACAAAGGCGTTCCAGTCCGGTCCGAAGGTCAAGGTCGAGGTGTTTTCCAGCCGCCCCTGCACGGTTTTATAGACGTAGGATGAATTATAGCCGACGCCATTGGGGCTGAACCCAGCGTTTTCGGTCTGATCGACCTGCATGTTGGAATAGGCGAACTGCGCCTTCACATCCAGCCAGTCATTGCCTTCAAACGCATTGTCGTAGCCGACAATATAGCTTTCGTTTTCGGTTTTGCGGCGTACCGGCGTGGTCGCGAACGCTTCGGCCTGATCATAGACCTGATAGGAATCGTTCTGCCAGTTTTCGGCCGACGCCCACACGCTGTGGCTCTTGTCGCCACCCACATAATAACGCGCCTTGGCCAGCACGGAATCGCCTTCCGCCTTGGATGGGACTACCACATCGCCGTTGCCATCAGTATAGTCATCACTGACCCGCGACGACAGACTGAGCAACAGATCAAGGTTGTCGGTCGGACGCCCCGCTATGATCACCGACCCGGCGCGGGCATCTGCATTGGATTCCCCGCTGCCTTTTACGCGCACCATCAGGCGGTCATCGCCGCGTAGGAAATCCGAGGCATCCTTGGTCTGGAAATTGATCACACCCGCCAGAGCGCCTGCACCGTAAAGGGTTGAGGACGACGGCCCGCGCAGCACTTCGACGCGCTTATAAAGCTCTGGCTCCGAGAAGAAGCCGCCCATGCGGTACTGCTCGAAAAACTTTGAGACGCCATCGACATTGATCAGGATGCGGCTGTCGGAATCGGCCACACCCGTGCCCATGCCGCGGATGTTAAAGCCCTGCCCCAGACCGCTGACGCCGCCGACCGCCGACACGCCCGGAATCCCTTCCAGCAGGTCGCCGATGGTCGAGGCCTGAGCGTTGTCGATGTCTTCCTGATCAAGCGTGGTGACCGACTGCGGCGTATCGATAGCGACCTTATCGACGCCGGTCGAGACCACAATCTTACCCAGCGACAGTTGCGAGACCGCGCCGTCGTCCTGTTCTGTGCCGGTATCGGTTTTGGAATCGGCATCCTGCGCCAAAGCGGCGGGTGCTGCGACCTGCCCCCCCGCTGCCAGCGCTAACGCCAATCCCAAAACCGATACACTTACGCCCCCACGGCGCCCTGAAAACTTCGACATGCCCCACACTCCTTGAAAATCGACGCCTCTAACGTAACGTCACACAAATCAGATTAAAATTGCGATTAATTCGCATTAACGGCGTGATAGGCGTGCAAACCACCCCTGTCAAGCCACTTGCAAATAATAATAATTCTCATTAGTAGAAAGTGATAATTCAGCCACGCCCGAATTATTCAGCGTCGCAAACGAAAAGGAAACCTGATGTCAAAACCCTTATGGCTCAAAGCCAGCCCTCTGTTTTTTATAGGCTTAATGGCCAGTTCAGCCCTGGCCCACTCCCCCTATCTGCGTCCAAACCACTTCACGCCGGATAAGGCCCGCAAGCATGTCACCGTCGAAGCCTCGTTTGCGGAAGGCCAGATCAGGCCAGATGTCGCTATGAAATCGGACGCCTTTAACCTCACGGCCCCTGATGGCGCGACCACGCCCCTGACCCCGGCGGCGATCTTGAAAGACGCGGTTCTGCTTGAGCCCGCCCTGCCTGTTGAGGGCACCTACCGCATCTCATCGGGAGTGCGTACCGGCCGCGTCGCCAAGGCCACGATAAAGGACGGCAAGGTCGTCTTTGGCGAAGGCCCCGCCTCAGCTCCGAAAGCGGGTGATAAGGTCGTCGATGTCCAGAGCCTGACGCGCGCCGATGTCTATGTCACCAAGGGCGCGCCCACGACCGGCGCCTACGCCAAGCCGCAAACCGGTGTGGCTATCCAGCCCGTCACCGCGCCCAATGACGCCTATGCCAATGAACCTTTCAGCTTTGCTGTGCTCAATTCCGGTAAGCCGGTGGCCAGTGAAGATATCGAAATCGTCCGTGACGGCGAAATCTACGAAGCTAAGAAAGCGGCCCCTTTACACCTGAAAACCGGTGCCGACGGCACGGCCCGCTTCACGCCTTCGAAAACCGGCGTCTACCTCATTCAGGTGCGCGTCCGAAGCCAAAGCCCTGACCGCGCCGATCTGTGGCTGTCGGAAACCGCCACCCTCACCCTCGAAGTTCTGCCTCAATAGCATTGGATAAAGTCATGAAATTAATTGGTAAAATTGCCATCGTCACCACACTTGCCATCGCCGGTCAGGCAATGGCCGCCTCCCATTCGACCACCACCTTCATTGAAGAACAGGACACTAATAAAGACGGAATCGTAACTCTGGCGGAATTTGATGCCGAACGCGCCGCGCATTTCAAGGTCATGGATGCTGACGGCAATGACACCCTGTCAGAGGCAGAGTATGTCGGTGAATACGAAACACGTCTGAACACACAGCTTAAGTCGGTCACCGACGTTGAAAAGAAAAAAGAGCAATACCAGCGCCAGATGCGTCAGGCCAAGGTGCGCTTTGGTGTGCTCGATAAGGACAAGGACGCCAAAATCGCCTTCGCGGAATTTCAGGCGTCCGGCCACGCCATGTTTAACCGCCACGACGCCGACAAGGACAACACCATCACCACCAAAGACGTGGAAATCCTGACCCAGCAAAAGAAAGACAAAAAGGGCGACGATTTCGTCAATCCGTAATATGCCCTGAACCGGCCTGCGTCCCTGTGGCGCAGGCCAAAGTCTCCGTAGCTCACATTTTCTTTATGTGCGCACACGCCGCATCGCATCTTAAAATAATCAGGCGTAAGCTACAGTTCATTATAACCTATGGGAGACGACTATGACCACCTACAGCCACCGCTTTTTCGATAAGAATACTGGCGAGGAAATTTATGCCTCAGATGACTTCCGCTTTACAGCCGCGCCTGCGATAAACCATCGGATATCTGATCCTGAATTTCGTCAGCGTTACGGTGGCCCCGCGGTCGTAAACCGTGTTGAAGCCGGTGATGAACAGGGCGACGAAGTGGAACTGCTCGTCTATGTCGATGGGGCCGAAGAGATACTGAATAATCAGGATCAGGAAGACGGTTATCGAAGGTCATAGCCCTATGGTAAATTGAGTTGCCAGCCGCTCCGAACCAGTATCTAGCCCCGCTCAGAGTCACGCGCGGTGGATCGCACGGCATTGGACCCCCTTGCAACTAACGGTAACCAATCACATTATCTAGAAATGCTGTGCATGCACTTTCCGGCTCGCCAAAGTCTGATCCATCTTGTAAAAGCCATGTAATTCATAGGTTAGGCTTGAGGTTTGGACATGCGGTTCGGAGTAAAATCACGGTTTTTTGTATTAGGCCTGGCCATATCTCTGACGGCGTGTGAACCGGCTCCCAAACCCGCCACATCTCCTAAATCGTCATCTCATGCGCCTTCGGCCACCCTGAGCGAAGCTGAAAAAGCACAGGTTCTGGCGTCACTGCCAGCACCTTATAATACCGCAAGCCTCGAAGAGGGTAAAAAGCAGTTTGGCAAATGCCGTTCGTGCCATGTGTTGATCGAGACGACCGCGACCACGACCGGCCCTCATCTGTACGGAGTATTGGGTCGAAAAGCTGGCACCGAAGGCAGCTATCCTTATTCAGACGCTATGAAAGCCCATAATGTGACTTGGGATTTCGCCACTCTCGACACCTTCCTGACCAAGCCACGCGACGCGGTTCCAGGCACCAAAATGGCATTTTTAGGCATTAAAGAGGCCAAGGATCGCGAAAATCTTTTGGCCTATATTACGGTCGAAACCGCTAAGAAACCGCAATAACTAAAACCGCTTCCATATTGATAAAGACAAAGCTTTTACCTGTGGAACATTTTCGCCGGCAAGAGTATGGCGCGAGCCTAATTGCACGCTGATATCCTGCCTGTCTCCGAAATGGCGCACAACGCTTACCTCGGCATTTGTCCACTTAGCGCGCCCCCAGGCTTCCTTATCGGTTTGCCCCGCATAGACTTGCGCCATAACCATCCATTTCGGATCGGGTTTAATACCAACCGTCGCATCCACCCGCACCTGATCGGCTTCTTTTTCGCGCCAGCGTTTCGCCACCTGCACATCGAGGAAGGCGTCCTTGCCTGCAATCTTAAAACTCTTGCCACCATAGGCGCGCACCTCGGTATCGGTACCTTTGGATATTGCCTGATCAAAATCACTGCGGCGGCCTTTACCCAGCCCTTCGACACCCGCGCCCACCGCTAAGATAGCCGTATCGGTCTTCGCCACAGTCACGCGACCTCCAATCTCAACAGACCCCAGCCCTGAATAGGATGTGCTATCGGTTTTAAAGTCCTGATAATCAGCCTTAGCATACACAGTTACGCGATCATTAAGACCATAATCGCTGTAGACCGAGACATTGCGCGTATCCCACTTGCCAATAGACGCCGTGTTGCCATCACCATCAAAGCCTTTATCGGCCGTGGACGGTTCCAGCTTAATTATGACCTGTCCGCGACCGCTTTCCTGCGGCCAGGCACCGGCAATACTTAGGCTGGGCATAAGCAAAAGCGCAAATACCGCAAACACTCTATAGAAAAAACTCATCCCCGCCCCCGAAGCCAATTGGTTTGACAAATCAAGGTTTAAGCGAATCGGTAAAAAGTTCCCTAATGGCGCGCATTACGCGGCGCGTGAAATCACCAACTTGCCTTCGCTGACTTTGAGGATTTTCACAGATTCGCGCGCCTTGAGCTTAGCGTCCTCATCCCCTTCAATGACCGCTGGCCACTCTACGCCGTCATAAATCACGCGGCCTTCGTGTGAGCCGCCAAAGCCTTCAACAACAGTGGCTGTCTTACCGACTAAACGCTGGCCAGGATCATTAATATCGCCTGCAGGCGCGTCTTTTTTCATAAAGCGACGCGACAATATCGACAGGGTAAGTGTCAGGACAGAAAAGATAATTACCTGAAACACAAAACCGATAGGCAACCCGGTCAGGGTCAGTAAGGCCACAACCCCGGCCGATGCCGCAGGCCAAAGCAGCCATTCCGTACCCAACATAATCTCAAGACCAAGCACAATGACACCCAGGGTCAACCATACCCAAAAGGCCTGCATGCCCAGCGGCTCAGATGTCAAAAGCGTTGCAAAATCAGGCATGTTAATCTCCTGTCCTTACTTTTTAGCTGAAGCTTGATCATTGGTCAGGGACTTAACCAGTTCGGTAACCCCACCTACGGTCCCGGCCAGACTGGACAGCTCGGTCGGCAGGATGATGGTCTTAGTGTTCGGGGACATTGCAAACTTGCCGAACGCCTCAACGTACTTTTGCGCAATGAAATAGTTGATAGCGTTGACATCGCCCTTAGCGATCGCTTCGGACACCATTTCCGTCGCCTTGGCTTCAGCTTCGGCCGCGCGTTCGCGGGCTTCGGCATCACGATAGGCCGCTTCGCGGCGCCCCTCGGCTTCAAGAACGGTCGCCTGCTTGTTACCCTCGGCACGAGTAATCGCGGCCTGCTTGTCACCATCCGCTTCGATGATCTGAGCGCGGCGCTCACGTTCGGCTTTCATCTGACGCGCCATTGAATCTGTGATATCAAGAGGCGGCTTCAAATCTTTGATTTCAATTCGATTTACCTTTACGCCCCACGGGCTGGTTGCCTGATCAATCACGGTCAGAAGACGTGAATTTATGGAATTGCGTTGCGACAAAACCTCATCCAGTTCCATGCCACCGACCACGGTCCGCAAGTTCGTCATGGCCAGTTGCGTCACCGCATTATCAAGATTATCGACGCGGTACGCCGCCGCCGCGGCATCCATGACTTGCGTAAAGACGATACCATCGACCTTAACCACCACGTTGTCCTTAGTGATGACTTCTTGTTGGGGCACATCGACCACGCGCTCCATCATATTGACCCGCCGGCCAATGCTTTCAACGAAGGGCGTCAGGAACGAAATGCCGGGCTTCAACGTACGCGTATAGCGGCCAAAACGCTCAACCGTAAACTCACGTCCCTGCGGTACGATCTTGATGATGCTGAAGGCGATGACGATCGCCAGAATAAGGATGACTGCGGAAAATGCACTTACGAACATTCAGGGGTTCCCTCTTGCCTTGTTTTGCCCGCCTAAACTCTACCCTAAATCACACGATTTCAAAGCCTAATCGGCTCACCGTGCGTCCATAAGTGCGCGTGATTTCAGCAATACATCTTTAAGGTCATCCTCAACGACTAAATCCAATGCCGCCTCCAACGTCACGAAAGATGCCTGATCAGCATCGTCACCGGCCACCGGTTCTCCAGCCACCCAACGCGCCAGATAATCAATAAGCACATAGTGAAACCCATCCGGATACGCCTCGGAGGGCGGTTCCATAATCTCATAAACTTCGATCAAGGGGCCAAGTTCGGCTTCGACGCCGGTTTCCTCACCCAATTCCCGCAAAGCCGTGTTCGCTATCGGCTCAAACCGATCCATCTTGCCACCTGGGATCGACCATTGCCCCTGGCGAGGGGCTCGACCGCGCCGGATCAGCAAGACCTCATCACCCCGCCAGCACACAACGCCGATCGCCGGTATTGGATAATGAGTTTTGACTTGCACTTACAGATTCTCCGTATAAACCCCAACGCTTATAAGCCAAACACTTACAACAGCGCTGCTTTTAGGGATACTTACCATGACCGCCGCCGCCCAATTTGCTGAATGCCCGCCGGTTGCACCGGAAATTCTGGCAGAAATCAAGTCCGTACTGGGCGAAGGTGGCTACAGCGAAGACGCTTTACGCGTCGAAGCCAAATTGACCGAATGGCGCGGCAAATGGAAGGGCCACACCCCCCTTCTAGTCCTGCCGAAAACGACGGAGGAACTCTCTAAAGTCGTCAAGATTTGCTATGAACAGGGCGTAGCTATTACCCCGCAAGGCGGCAACACAGGCTTAGTCGGCGGTCAGATTCCATTTGGCGAAATTCTGGTGTCGCTGGAACGTATGCGCGCCATCCGCGATGTCGCCCCAACGGATGATACTATGGTGCTGGAGGCAGGCATCACCCTGTTGGAAGCGCAACAGATTGCCGAAAACGCCGGACGTCACTTCCCGTTATCTCTGGCAGCCGAGGGCACGGCCACCATCGGTGGCGTCATCAGCACCAATGCTGGCGGCACGGCGGTCTTACGCTACGGCGTGACCCGCGATCTGGTTTCCGGTCTTGAGGTGGTTTTGCCCAATGGTGACATTTTCCGCGGCCTCAAGCGCTTGCGTAAAGACAATACCGGCTACGACCTCAAGCAGATGTTTATCGGCGCCGAAGGCACATTGGGTATCATCACGGCAGCCTCGCTAAAGCTGTTTCCGGTGATGAATTCGCGTTCTGTGGCTATTGTCGGCTTTGAAACCTCACAAAAAGCCATTGATCTTCTGGCCCGCGCCAAACAGGAAACGGGCGGTCAGGTCGAGGCGTTTGAACTGATGGGGCGCTATGGCCTGTCGCTGGTGCTCAAGAACATTCCTGATACCCGTGAACCGCTTGAGGCTGAATATCCGTGGTATGCCCTTATCGAAGTGGCATCGGGTGATCCTGATGGCGCTGAAACCTCAATGGAGCGCCTGCTGGGGGCTGCGTTTGAGGAAGAGTTGATCCTTGATGCGGCCATCGCCCAGAACGACACCCAAGCTGCTGCCTTTTGGCGGTTGCGCGAAGAACACTCGGCTGCCGAAAAGGTAGAGGGTGCGGCCTGGAAACATGACATTTCCGTCCCATTGTCACGCATGGCCGAATATATGGAAGAAGGCGCCAAGGCGATCGAAGCCTTCCTGCCCGGTGCGCGACTGGTGGCCTTTGGTCACGTTGGCGATGGCAACGTCCACTTTAACGTCATAGTCCCGGAAGGTATGGACGCCAAAGCCTTCAATGACTTACGTGACGAAGGTTCCAAAGTGGTTCATGATCTGGTGCACCAGTATGAAGG
Protein-coding regions in this window:
- a CDS encoding SIR2 family protein, whose protein sequence is MTDFTTLSDETDYYDQAALIERLTNGISNSDRQIVFVVGSALTAPQHAGKKGIPGVAGIIDLISSDFADTQRDELARFIAGSENKYQDAFHFLLGRRGPQAANLVIRKAVALARLSADSTGSDYAIDAATSEDACRAFEVDANGWALTSGVEALGKLAVGFPNRFGKTILTTNFDPLISIAVSRAGGTSFRTTLHRDGNLALTNGDGAHIVHLHGYWYGADTLHTPKQLNQKRPQLRSSLANLLRNQIVVVLAYGGWDDAFTQALVEVVLDDSAYPEIIWCFRDAVPQIRTQLLEYLRPGLDRGRISFYGGIDCHDFLPALERGWANIETPMVPTRPLPLRPDPSEVDADTDAEEAPAIFLREKISASQKLVSLLIFEDDQPPVLDYYVGRSDDLKELEDGKYRVAYITGIGGQGKSALAASLMGSENTDRRYDHRVWRDCKEQSETFEDHVLYLIEALNDGRVSSAELSKQSIEVLADLFCNLTQDLRILIVFDNVDHYVDLELRALVGAAGAFVERFLANKSSATLVFTCRPALTYDDQDIFTKRLEGLDLDAARELFDLRGAKVSVALAEKAHETTGGHAFWLDLLAAQVAKRAPAVKLEDLLRNISSGSGEIPDATLRSIWLSLRDREQMVLQALAETLRPVSVLQLADYLRSKINFNQMSKAVRVLRDLNLVVVKKTDDDEERFELHPVIRAFIHKTFKRADRVWYIDTILSFYAAFFGTHRSELDKRPSYSTVKHWIEGAELCVNAGHFSQAFERLQEIRWAIRRSASPSEFIRVTQKLLNAINVDEWRKHQYFDLVFTELHRSLVNVGRLDDARSAIENYELTLDGKDARYINYCDMQTYMYWMSGDNLSAIKWGSDGADLKKNSGVDTEYSSDHNLALAQRDSGAVDLALQYFLHGSEVDEVLSPTTYDKDRGGAFYGNVGRCFQLMGQVDPALICYQKSAQIIDSGIYDNDQENQAYIRQWIGELLLIRGEVDAATSFLVASKEKWKSVSPPKACKVQKRIDETWSDGVLVTPTQAEAFVLRWICSFRWTNGA
- a CDS encoding DUF4198 domain-containing protein; this translates as MSKPLWLKASPLFFIGLMASSALAHSPYLRPNHFTPDKARKHVTVEASFAEGQIRPDVAMKSDAFNLTAPDGATTPLTPAAILKDAVLLEPALPVEGTYRISSGVRTGRVAKATIKDGKVVFGEGPASAPKAGDKVVDVQSLTRADVYVTKGAPTTGAYAKPQTGVAIQPVTAPNDAYANEPFSFAVLNSGKPVASEDIEIVRDGEIYEAKKAAPLHLKTGADGTARFTPSKTGVYLIQVRVRSQSPDRADLWLSETATLTLEVLPQ
- a CDS encoding energy transducer TonB, producing the protein MALWLSPKPDLTVLDDGGITITMVAPEFDVTDAAEGADAPDNSATEASPEDAAKTAPSPNSVAPVSIKSTPVDVASGPDVGATSLNDDGPGNAPEQTSGNQVAPTYVTTSQPAASSTLPAVASSGRSHTKSYMAQVRTWIERHKTYPRGAKRLRQEGGVIISFTLDRQGRVLSSRVVKSSGIAAFDREALDVLKRAEPMPKPPKDVKGDVVEMTTELEFSLQN
- a CDS encoding TonB-dependent receptor, with translation MSKFSGRRGGVSVSVLGLALALAAGGQVAAPAALAQDADSKTDTGTEQDDGAVSQLSLGKIVVSTGVDKVAIDTPQSVTTLDQEDIDNAQASTIGDLLEGIPGVSAVGGVSGLGQGFNIRGMGTGVADSDSRILINVDGVSKFFEQYRMGGFFSEPELYKRVEVLRGPSSSTLYGAGALAGVINFQTKDASDFLRGDDRLMVRVKGSGESNADARAGSVIIAGRPTDNLDLLLSLSSRVSDDYTDGNGDVVVPSKAEGDSVLAKARYYVGGDKSHSVWASAENWQNDSYQVYDQAEAFATTPVRRKTENESYIVGYDNAFEGNDWLDVKAQFAYSNMQVDQTENAGFSPNGVGYNSSYVYKTVQGRLENTSTLTFGPDWNAFVTTGLQTYKQERRNPRYRQDGSYINPGATTHPEGDLTRYSAFIQGEFIWKEKLTIIPGVRVDRVKLELDYLIATQTKPELVEDTGVSPKIAVLYSLNDNFNLFGSVSRTVRMPVLDEIYSAVAGTPLTQQPANLNLHNEESDNIEVGGAVAFDSLFADRDKFHAKVTVFRNDVDNLIARGSPGDYYFQNFGKARYEGVELEAEYATRRFFTRAALSIVDGEDRTGLTSAGLPKPIIPLNTIPADELTLNAGYVIPSWNLTLGWRGEFAKEAYKYNATTGAVTDTTDDYNIHSLYAVWKPQGEAVLRGVDVRLSVDNIGDEYFQRHLSSLPAEGRTVKLSVGKTF